One window of the Thermodesulfobacteriota bacterium genome contains the following:
- a CDS encoding TfoX/Sxy family protein, with the protein MAHDPEMEQKIAAAGVGGPEVRCRRMFGGLCYLAGGNMAFGIYQDNLIVRLGDAGEAARLVSAGQALPLAITGRVMQGWVMVPKGRLLSLADYRGWLEKGLACARSLPAKG; encoded by the coding sequence ATGGCCCATGATCCGGAGATGGAACAGAAAATTGCCGCTGCTGGGGTGGGCGGACCGGAGGTGCGCTGCCGGCGGATGTTCGGCGGGCTATGCTATCTCGCTGGCGGGAACATGGCCTTCGGCATTTACCAGGACAACCTCATCGTCCGCTTGGGGGATGCCGGCGAGGCGGCCCGGCTGGTCTCTGCCGGCCAGGCCCTGCCCCTGGCCATCACCGGCCGCGTCATGCAGGGCTGGGTGATGGTGCCGAAGGGGCGGCTGCTGTCCTTGGCCGACTACCGGGGCTGGCTGGAGAAGGGGCTGGCCTGTGCCCGGTCGCTGCCGGCCAAGGGCTGA
- the otsB gene encoding trehalose-phosphatase, which produces MSVARPMPHGPAQWPLPETGLEAPRLVRFWQRLPHRFHRTLLLDYDGTLAPFRAQRDEAVPFPGVRELLDAIIADRGCRLVVVSGRAIDDLIPLLGLQAAPEIWGSHGLERLHADGRRQRARLSARVRQGLEEAWLLAQAVGWPERCETKPGCVAWHWRGLSPAEARAPLARIHDAWTGIATRYGLALHPFDGGLELRTRHGNKGDAVRAVRRESGVHGIAAYLGDDLTDEDAFAALGDGDLGLLVRPQVRPSRAGVWLRPPEELLAFLAHWRALCAAGPCISQGGLHAPDRSRPHPSA; this is translated from the coding sequence ATGTCTGTTGCGCGCCCCATGCCGCACGGTCCGGCCCAGTGGCCCTTGCCCGAGACCGGCCTCGAGGCGCCCCGCCTCGTCCGCTTCTGGCAGCGCCTGCCCCACCGCTTCCACCGGACCCTGCTTCTGGACTACGACGGCACCCTGGCCCCTTTCCGGGCCCAACGGGACGAGGCCGTTCCCTTTCCCGGCGTCCGCGAGCTCCTGGACGCCATCATCGCCGACCGCGGCTGCCGGCTGGTGGTGGTGAGCGGCCGCGCCATCGACGACCTCATCCCCTTGTTGGGTCTGCAGGCCGCCCCGGAGATCTGGGGCTCCCACGGTCTGGAGCGGCTCCATGCCGACGGCCGCCGCCAGCGGGCCCGCCTGAGCGCCCGGGTACGCCAGGGTCTGGAAGAGGCCTGGCTGTTGGCCCAGGCGGTCGGTTGGCCGGAGCGCTGCGAGACGAAGCCGGGATGCGTGGCCTGGCACTGGCGGGGGCTCTCGCCGGCGGAGGCCCGCGCCCCCCTGGCCCGCATCCACGACGCCTGGACCGGCATCGCCACCCGCTACGGCCTCGCCCTCCACCCCTTCGACGGCGGCCTCGAGCTCAGGACCCGCCACGGCAACAAGGGGGATGCCGTGCGCGCCGTGCGGCGGGAGAGCGGGGTGCACGGCATCGCCGCCTATCTGGGGGACGACCTCACCGATGAGGACGCCTTTGCCGCCCTGGGCGACGGCGATCTGGGCCTGCTGGTGCGGCCGCAGGTGCGTCCCAGCAGGGCTGGTGTCTGGCTGCGGCCCCCGGAAGAGCTTCTGGCCTTTCTCGCCCACTGGCGGGCGCTCTGTGCCGCCGGCCCCTGCATCAGCCAAGGAGGACTCCATGCCCCTGACCGATCCCGCCCCCACCCTTCTGCATGA
- a CDS encoding trehalose-6-phosphate synthase, which produces MPLTDPAPTLLHEGRTRLVAVSNRLPIALARAPGGRWTVKPGAGGLVTALVPVLRHRGGIWIGWSGLTGEEPDLPDLTSASRKVGYRLDMVHLTGEEQRLFYHGFANEVIWPLFHDLQTRCNFQPEYWYQYLAVNRKFAGAVADTSRPGDYVWIHDYHLMGVAQALKTLGVERQTGFFLHIPFPPVDIFLKLPWREQILQGLLDYDLIGFQTMRDRRNFVHCIQHIAPEARVHGRGAVVSLAIGSRQVRVGGFPISIDYEWFAAKAGSRQVADRAWYLHEELPDRQIILGVDRLDYTKGIPQRLEAFRTALARYPELHGKVTLVQVVVPSREGIPEYQALKARIEQMVGEINGRFTRGGWIPIQYLYRSLSQEELLAYYRAAEIALVTPLKDGMNLVAKEFCACSLEESGVLILSEFAGAAAELQRGALLVNPHDIEGVAATIRDAVQMPAAERTGRMRRLRETVRRHTIFRWVDSFLQAAFARKLTDFPALDRVHQEYVPEISLEAPADASGPTMATSPGQTGP; this is translated from the coding sequence ATGCCCCTGACCGATCCCGCCCCCACCCTTCTGCATGAGGGCCGAACCCGCCTGGTGGCGGTCTCCAACCGGCTGCCCATCGCCCTGGCCCGGGCCCCGGGCGGCCGCTGGACGGTCAAGCCCGGGGCCGGTGGCCTCGTCACGGCCCTGGTGCCGGTGCTGCGCCACCGGGGCGGCATCTGGATCGGCTGGTCAGGGCTCACCGGCGAGGAGCCGGACCTGCCGGATCTTACCAGCGCCTCCCGGAAGGTGGGCTACCGCCTGGACATGGTGCACCTCACCGGGGAAGAGCAGCGGCTCTTCTACCACGGCTTCGCCAATGAGGTGATCTGGCCCTTGTTCCACGATCTGCAGACCCGGTGCAACTTCCAGCCCGAATACTGGTACCAGTATCTGGCCGTGAACCGCAAGTTCGCCGGGGCGGTGGCTGACACCAGCCGGCCGGGGGATTACGTCTGGATCCACGACTACCACCTCATGGGGGTGGCCCAGGCGTTGAAGACCCTGGGCGTGGAGCGCCAGACCGGCTTTTTTCTGCACATCCCCTTCCCGCCGGTGGACATCTTCCTCAAGCTGCCCTGGCGGGAGCAGATCCTGCAAGGCCTTCTGGACTACGATCTCATCGGCTTCCAGACCATGCGCGACCGCCGCAACTTTGTCCACTGCATCCAGCACATTGCCCCGGAGGCCCGGGTGCACGGCCGGGGGGCGGTGGTCTCCCTGGCCATCGGCAGCCGCCAGGTGCGGGTGGGCGGCTTCCCAATCAGCATCGATTACGAATGGTTTGCCGCCAAGGCCGGCAGCCGCCAGGTGGCGGACCGCGCCTGGTATCTGCACGAGGAGCTGCCGGACCGGCAGATCATCCTGGGTGTCGACCGGCTGGACTACACCAAGGGCATCCCTCAGCGCCTGGAGGCCTTCCGCACCGCCCTCGCCCGCTACCCGGAGCTCCATGGCAAGGTCACCCTGGTGCAGGTGGTGGTGCCGAGCCGGGAGGGCATCCCGGAGTACCAGGCCTTGAAGGCCCGTATCGAGCAGATGGTGGGGGAGATCAACGGTCGCTTCACCCGGGGTGGCTGGATCCCCATCCAGTACCTGTACCGGAGCCTGAGCCAGGAGGAGCTTCTTGCCTACTACCGGGCCGCAGAGATCGCCCTGGTCACCCCGCTCAAGGACGGCATGAACCTGGTGGCCAAGGAGTTCTGCGCCTGCTCCCTGGAGGAAAGCGGTGTTCTCATCCTGAGCGAGTTCGCCGGCGCTGCCGCCGAGCTGCAGCGGGGGGCGCTTCTGGTCAACCCCCACGACATCGAGGGGGTGGCGGCCACCATCCGCGACGCCGTGCAGATGCCGGCGGCGGAGCGGACCGGCCGCATGCGGCGCCTGCGGGAGACGGTCCGGCGCCACACCATCTTCCGTTGGGTGGACTCCTTTCTCCAGGCGGCCTTTGCCCGCAAGCTCACCGACTTCCCGGCCCTGGACCGCGTCCACCAGGAATACGTCCCGGAGATCTCCCTGGAGGCGCCGGCGGACGCAAGCGGCCCGACCATGGCTACCAGCCCGGGGCAAACCGGACCATAA
- a CDS encoding mechanosensitive ion channel domain-containing protein, whose product MPDRLSVLLEPAVWKTAASSLLLLLVAVLAGLIVFRLTFRLVRRLNARAAHPLGEAILKHGSGPLRLLLPLACILFVSPSLWLPAPLKAVLRHLFSLAFIAGCAWLFTNTVLVLRDLILARFVLTAGDNLRARTVHTQVNVFTKILLVLIALFAVASMLMTFDKVRQVGVSILASAGVVGIIVGFAAQRSIAALLAGIQIAITQPIRLDDVVVVEGEWGRVEEITLTYVVIRLWDLRRLVVPISQFLERPFQNWTRVSADLLGSVFLYADYTVPVQAVREELLRILKKSPGWDGKTWALQVTSATERTVELRALMSAADAATAWDLRCAVREELLRFLQEQYPECLPRVRADLASPAAVAAGAG is encoded by the coding sequence ATGCCCGACCGCCTGTCCGTGCTCCTGGAGCCCGCCGTCTGGAAGACTGCCGCCTCCTCCCTGCTCCTGCTCCTGGTCGCGGTGCTGGCCGGCCTCATCGTCTTCCGCTTGACCTTCCGCCTGGTGCGCCGCCTCAACGCCCGGGCCGCCCACCCGCTGGGCGAGGCCATTCTCAAGCACGGGAGCGGGCCCTTGCGGCTCCTGCTGCCCCTGGCCTGCATCCTCTTCGTCTCGCCATCCCTGTGGCTCCCGGCCCCCCTGAAGGCCGTTCTGCGCCATCTGTTCAGCCTCGCTTTCATCGCCGGCTGCGCCTGGCTCTTCACCAACACGGTGCTCGTGCTCCGGGATCTCATCCTGGCCCGCTTCGTCCTGACGGCGGGCGACAACCTGCGGGCCCGCACCGTCCACACCCAGGTCAATGTCTTCACCAAGATCCTTCTGGTGCTGATCGCCCTTTTTGCTGTCGCCTCCATGCTCATGACCTTCGACAAGGTCCGGCAGGTGGGCGTGAGCATCCTGGCCTCCGCCGGCGTCGTCGGGATCATCGTCGGCTTTGCCGCCCAGCGGAGCATCGCCGCCCTGCTGGCTGGCATCCAGATCGCCATCACCCAGCCTATCCGCCTCGATGACGTGGTCGTGGTCGAGGGCGAGTGGGGCCGCGTCGAGGAGATCACCCTCACCTACGTGGTCATCCGGCTCTGGGATCTCCGGCGCCTGGTGGTGCCCATCAGCCAGTTCCTGGAGAGGCCTTTCCAGAACTGGACCCGGGTCTCGGCGGATCTTCTGGGCTCGGTCTTTCTGTACGCGGATTACACCGTGCCGGTGCAGGCGGTGCGGGAGGAGCTGCTGCGGATTCTCAAAAAGAGCCCGGGCTGGGATGGCAAGACCTGGGCCCTGCAGGTCACCAGCGCCACGGAGCGCACGGTGGAGCTGCGGGCCCTGATGAGCGCCGCCGACGCCGCCACGGCCTGGGATCTGCGCTGCGCGGTGCGGGAGGAGCTGCTGCGGTTCCTGCAGGAGCAGTACCCGGAGTGTCTGCCCCGGGTCCGGGCTGACCTGGCGTCGCCGGCGGCGGTGGCCGCCGGGGCCGGCTGA
- a CDS encoding MFS transporter, giving the protein MDRAQRTVEGGLAGFDRQVWTWALCDWANSAFATTVLAGFFPILFKEYWHSAGVESAISTARLGLGNSLASLLVAVLAPLAGVLADQGLGRKKGLLAGTLLGAGATALLMGVPAGGWLFALIVYGAAVVGFSLNTVFTDALLPLVAPRHRLPVASGLGFAAGYLGGGLFFLLAVLATLRPGLVGLHDPSQAALASFGAVALWWLLFTGPALAVIREPRPAAGIMPVFVRLRAAGRQLGSAVAGLRHRRQVALFLAAYWFYIDGVDTIIRMAVDYGLSLGFSSSDLIVALLLVQFVGFPATLAFGRLGSRIGPRPAVLWGLAAYAGVTLWGALMASRWEFFGLAAVIGLVQGGVQSQSRALFARLIPPEEAGQLFGLYNTLGRFAAILGPALMGLVGLVVRRLVLPVAAEPAAVAAANRLAARAGILAVLLLFAAGAALLARVREVDPDQGAPSGGRG; this is encoded by the coding sequence ATGGACAGGGCGCAGCGCACGGTGGAAGGGGGACTGGCCGGCTTCGACCGCCAGGTCTGGACCTGGGCCCTGTGCGACTGGGCCAACTCGGCCTTTGCCACCACGGTGCTGGCCGGCTTCTTCCCCATCCTCTTCAAGGAGTATTGGCACAGCGCCGGGGTGGAGAGTGCCATCAGCACCGCCCGGCTGGGCCTGGGCAATTCCCTGGCCAGCCTGCTGGTGGCGGTGCTGGCCCCCCTGGCCGGGGTTCTGGCTGACCAGGGGCTGGGCCGCAAGAAAGGGCTCCTGGCCGGCACCCTCCTGGGGGCCGGCGCCACCGCCCTGCTCATGGGTGTGCCGGCCGGCGGCTGGCTTTTCGCCCTCATCGTCTACGGCGCGGCGGTGGTGGGCTTTTCCCTCAACACGGTTTTTACGGACGCCCTCCTGCCCCTGGTCGCCCCGCGCCATCGCCTGCCGGTGGCCTCCGGCCTGGGCTTTGCCGCCGGCTATCTGGGCGGCGGCCTCTTCTTCCTGCTGGCGGTGCTGGCCACCTTGCGGCCGGGCCTGGTGGGCCTCCATGACCCCAGCCAGGCCGCCCTGGCGAGCTTCGGCGCGGTGGCCCTCTGGTGGCTGCTCTTCACCGGGCCAGCCCTGGCGGTCATCCGGGAGCCGCGGCCGGCGGCAGGCATCATGCCGGTCTTCGTCCGGCTGCGGGCGGCGGGCCGCCAGCTTGGCTCCGCCGTGGCCGGCCTGCGGCACCGGCGGCAGGTGGCCCTGTTCCTGGCCGCCTACTGGTTCTATATCGACGGCGTCGACACCATCATCCGTATGGCGGTGGACTACGGCCTGTCCCTGGGCTTCTCCTCCAGCGACCTCATCGTCGCCCTGCTCCTGGTCCAGTTCGTGGGCTTTCCGGCCACCTTGGCCTTCGGCCGGCTGGGGTCGCGGATCGGTCCCCGGCCGGCGGTGCTGTGGGGCCTGGCGGCCTACGCCGGCGTCACCCTCTGGGGGGCGCTTATGGCGTCGCGCTGGGAGTTCTTCGGTCTGGCGGCGGTGATCGGCCTGGTGCAGGGCGGCGTGCAGAGCCAGAGCCGGGCGCTCTTTGCCCGGCTCATCCCGCCTGAGGAGGCTGGTCAGCTCTTCGGGCTCTACAACACCCTGGGTCGCTTTGCCGCCATCCTGGGGCCGGCGCTCATGGGACTGGTGGGGCTCGTGGTGCGCCGGCTGGTGCTGCCGGTGGCGGCCGAGCCGGCAGCGGTGGCCGCCGCCAATCGCCTGGCTGCCCGGGCTGGCATCCTGGCGGTGCTGCTGCTTTTTGCCGCGGGGGCGGCGCTGCTGGCCCGAGTGCGGGAGGTCGATCCGGACCAGGGGGCGCCCAGTGGGGGCAGGGGGTAG
- a CDS encoding nucleotidyltransferase domain-containing protein, producing MTVRGLADRTAGAGLGGRRQRYRACLEAGLAAALELLAHRPEVQEVLVIGSQGQGRGNLFSDLDLVVVMDSRLGFLERTAALYTEEAPLLEVDLDLFVYTPAEWERMQVRPFFRSALAAGRRLYAKTGG from the coding sequence ATGACCGTTCGGGGCTTGGCTGACCGCACAGCAGGGGCGGGGCTTGGGGGCCGGCGCCAGCGCTACCGGGCTTGCCTGGAGGCCGGACTGGCCGCGGCGCTGGAGCTTCTTGCCCACCGGCCGGAGGTGCAGGAAGTCCTGGTCATCGGCTCCCAGGGCCAGGGACGGGGCAATCTCTTTTCCGACCTCGACCTGGTGGTGGTGATGGACAGCCGGCTGGGCTTCCTGGAGCGTACCGCCGCTCTCTACACCGAGGAGGCCCCCCTCCTGGAAGTGGACCTGGATCTCTTCGTCTATACGCCCGCTGAATGGGAGCGCATGCAGGTCAGGCCCTTCTTCCGAAGCGCCCTGGCGGCAGGCAGGAGGCTTTATGCAAAGACCGGCGGCTGA
- a CDS encoding DUF294 nucleotidyltransferase-like domain-containing protein, translated as MLSKAAAGFLRKHPPFSFLDQPTLMGLVQALTLKLYPAGALILGPGAGESGGLHIIKEGAVRILSVTGAGDEHLIEHRGVGETFGFLAPGSTSPSDVSVQAVGETVCYVADHASIGKLLDKQPFLRDYLIPGYFPRRPDRKSPPPPARRGLGLETERVLFTTPVRDLAGQEVVTTPWVTPIVEAARLMSARHIGALVIVDDGERPVGMVTCSDLRDRVLACCKDLADPVGEIMSTPLITVAGTDFCFEAFLKMMSRGVHHLLVMEAGRLAGMVTSHDFLVLQGTAPLVVIREIEDQATVDGVADAAGKVRGLIAHLHDQGAGASSILRIITSVNDRIERKILAMAEATLGPPPVPFCWLVFGSAGRKEQTFRTDQDNAIVYQDPAGEKEGLAAEEYCRRLAAFVVDAFRCCGFRLCAGDYMATNPQWRQPLAVWKRMFHSWITAPRERAVFHAVNLFDFRALYGEQRLAADLRRHLLATLPGRAVFFKALVDLAAEYRPPLGLFGSLVLEKDGEHAHHLDLKKKCLAPLNSVVRICSLEVPIPETSTLERLAVLKGRHPLVTRLGDDLGHAFEFLALLRIRHQLAQTGQQIEPDNFIDPRSLSSLELGTVKEICRLVAQAIEELGRRHDLGAQL; from the coding sequence ATGCTCTCCAAGGCCGCCGCCGGCTTTTTGCGCAAGCATCCCCCCTTCTCCTTCCTGGACCAGCCCACCCTCATGGGCCTGGTGCAAGCCCTCACCTTGAAGCTTTACCCGGCCGGCGCCCTGATCCTGGGCCCCGGGGCTGGCGAATCCGGGGGCCTGCACATCATCAAGGAGGGCGCGGTCCGGATCCTGTCTGTTACCGGTGCCGGCGACGAGCACCTCATCGAGCACCGGGGCGTGGGGGAGACCTTCGGCTTCCTTGCCCCGGGCAGCACCTCCCCCTCGGACGTCTCGGTGCAGGCCGTGGGCGAGACGGTCTGCTACGTGGCCGACCACGCCAGTATCGGCAAGCTCCTGGACAAGCAGCCCTTCCTGCGGGACTACCTGATCCCGGGCTATTTCCCGCGCCGCCCGGACCGGAAAAGCCCTCCCCCGCCAGCGCGCCGGGGTCTGGGCCTGGAGACCGAGCGGGTGCTCTTCACGACCCCGGTGCGGGATCTCGCCGGACAGGAGGTGGTCACCACCCCCTGGGTCACGCCCATCGTGGAGGCCGCCCGGCTCATGTCCGCCCGCCACATCGGCGCGCTGGTGATCGTGGACGACGGGGAGCGGCCGGTGGGGATGGTGACCTGCTCTGACTTGCGGGACCGGGTCCTGGCCTGCTGCAAGGACCTGGCTGATCCGGTGGGCGAGATCATGAGCACGCCGCTCATCACCGTCGCCGGCACGGACTTCTGTTTCGAGGCCTTCCTCAAGATGATGAGCCGGGGGGTGCATCATCTCCTGGTCATGGAGGCGGGAAGGCTTGCCGGCATGGTCACCAGTCACGACTTTCTCGTCCTGCAGGGCACCGCACCCCTGGTGGTCATCCGGGAGATCGAGGACCAGGCGACGGTGGACGGCGTCGCCGATGCTGCCGGCAAGGTGCGGGGACTCATTGCCCATCTCCACGACCAGGGCGCCGGGGCCAGCTCGATCCTGCGCATCATCACCTCGGTGAACGATCGCATCGAGCGCAAGATCCTGGCCATGGCCGAGGCGACCCTGGGGCCGCCGCCGGTGCCGTTCTGCTGGCTGGTCTTTGGCAGTGCCGGCCGCAAGGAGCAGACCTTCCGGACCGATCAGGACAACGCCATCGTCTACCAGGATCCTGCCGGCGAAAAGGAGGGCCTTGCGGCCGAGGAGTACTGCCGGCGCCTGGCGGCCTTCGTGGTGGATGCCTTCCGGTGCTGCGGCTTCCGACTCTGCGCCGGGGATTACATGGCCACCAATCCTCAATGGCGGCAGCCCCTGGCGGTCTGGAAGCGGATGTTCCACAGCTGGATCACCGCACCCCGGGAGCGGGCGGTCTTCCATGCGGTGAACCTGTTCGATTTCCGGGCCCTGTACGGCGAGCAGCGCCTGGCAGCCGACCTCCGGCGGCACCTGCTGGCGACCCTGCCGGGGCGGGCGGTCTTTTTCAAGGCCCTGGTGGACCTGGCGGCGGAGTACCGGCCGCCATTGGGCCTCTTCGGCTCCCTGGTCTTGGAAAAGGATGGCGAGCATGCCCATCATCTGGATCTCAAGAAGAAATGCCTGGCGCCGCTCAACAGCGTGGTGCGCATCTGCAGCCTGGAGGTCCCGATCCCCGAGACCTCCACCCTGGAGCGCCTCGCCGTCCTCAAGGGCCGGCATCCCCTGGTGACGCGTCTGGGTGACGATCTGGGCCACGCCTTCGAGTTTCTCGCCCTGCTCCGCATCCGCCATCAGCTGGCCCAGACCGGGCAACAGATCGAGCCGGACAACTTCATCGATCCCCGGAGCTTAAGCTCGCTGGAGCTGGGCACCGTGAAGGAGATCTGCCGGCTGGTGGCCCAGGCCATCGAGGAGCTGGGCCGCCGGCATGACCTGGGGGCCCAGCTGTGA
- a CDS encoding response regulator: MPRVLIVDDEPHIALALELLMKREGFEVVVADNGRQALAAASELHPDLILLDIMMPEMDGYEVCQRLRADAAHAGTAIIMLTAKGREVEREKGLALGADLYITKPFSTREVVARMREVLAERRPRVAPGQSAAAD, encoded by the coding sequence ATGCCCCGCGTGCTCATCGTCGATGACGAGCCCCACATTGCCCTGGCCCTGGAGCTCCTGATGAAAAGGGAGGGCTTCGAGGTGGTGGTGGCAGACAACGGCCGGCAGGCCCTGGCCGCTGCCAGCGAGCTCCATCCCGATCTCATCCTCCTCGATATCATGATGCCGGAAATGGACGGCTACGAGGTCTGCCAGCGCCTGCGGGCGGATGCCGCCCATGCGGGCACGGCCATCATCATGCTGACCGCCAAGGGCCGGGAGGTGGAGCGGGAAAAGGGCCTGGCCCTGGGAGCCGACCTCTACATCACCAAGCCCTTCTCGACCCGGGAGGTGGTTGCCCGGATGCGGGAGGTCCTGGCGGAGCGGCGGCCACGGGTGGCCCCGGGCCAGTCGGCGGCCGCGGACTGA
- a CDS encoding exonuclease domain-containing protein has translation MAGPLRFRHLLLAAAVLWAALFAGVALLLLAPAEDATLRQPVLTAVTVAALAAALLLAAVFLALALLVFLPLARLEQEVRIVARVNPGYAIAGSGRHLLGQLPDAVSELGQAFQAARQEMAAAVAASSRAVEEDRARLETILTATREGIIVCDERGRILFYNPAAREVFQEHAALAIGRSLYQLCTAAPIDNSLALLRQRQLRKPAEPAAGNALTFVCSTVLGTVIRSTIRLLPPVPELAWSFVLTCEDVSRQAAAWSRRHQALRDTMAFMRRTVTSLSLHLESLAVLRELDAPGRAALDSAIAADASSLIGQFGALAREIEAQEACPYLESDILTEDVAAWVGRRLASQGLRLTQTGDPLWVRADINTLLLLLEHLALKVFAFAQVEAIEIETLLGDRLVYFNLSWHGRPVPEAEIRQWKAALLDPLTGRTVAQALEDGGSEVWSSAHETPGYAFLRFPLPCSSRQWTPAQPRLPARPIYTDFIVDEAPADRAFLQEWPLSRIPFVVFDTETTGLAPLAGDEIVSLAGVKIVNRGIVVGEAFDRLVHPGRSIPPSSVRFHGITDDQVRSMPRIEEVLPLFHAFVGEAVLVGHNAAFDLRFLRMKERRAGVTFTGPVLDTLALSRHLHGHTPGHSLDAVAQRLGVEIHGRHTALGDALITAQVFLKLLHLLEAQGITTLGQLEMALQAG, from the coding sequence TTGGCCGGACCGTTACGCTTCCGTCATCTGCTCCTGGCCGCGGCCGTGCTCTGGGCCGCACTCTTTGCCGGCGTCGCCCTCCTCCTGCTGGCGCCGGCCGAAGACGCGACCCTCCGCCAGCCGGTCCTGACGGCCGTGACCGTGGCCGCCCTGGCCGCGGCCCTGCTCCTGGCCGCCGTCTTCCTGGCCCTGGCGCTTCTGGTCTTTTTGCCGCTGGCGCGGCTGGAGCAAGAGGTCCGGATCGTGGCCCGGGTCAACCCCGGGTATGCCATCGCCGGGTCAGGCCGCCATCTGCTGGGCCAGCTGCCGGACGCGGTCAGCGAGCTGGGTCAGGCCTTCCAGGCCGCCCGCCAGGAAATGGCGGCAGCGGTAGCCGCCAGCTCCCGGGCCGTGGAAGAAGACCGGGCCAGGCTGGAGACCATCCTGACCGCCACCCGGGAGGGCATCATCGTCTGCGACGAGCGGGGCCGCATCCTGTTCTACAACCCGGCGGCCAGGGAGGTCTTCCAGGAGCACGCCGCCCTGGCCATCGGCCGCTCCCTCTATCAGCTGTGCACCGCTGCGCCCATCGACAACTCCCTCGCCCTGCTGCGGCAGCGGCAGCTCCGGAAGCCGGCGGAGCCCGCCGCCGGCAATGCCCTGACCTTTGTCTGCTCCACCGTTCTCGGCACCGTGATCCGCAGCACCATCCGCCTGCTGCCGCCGGTGCCGGAGCTGGCCTGGTCCTTTGTTTTGACCTGTGAGGATGTCAGCCGGCAGGCCGCAGCCTGGAGCCGCCGGCATCAGGCCCTGCGTGACACCATGGCCTTCATGCGGCGCACGGTCACCAGCCTCAGCCTCCATCTCGAAAGCCTGGCCGTGCTCCGGGAGCTGGATGCGCCGGGACGCGCCGCCCTGGACAGCGCGATCGCCGCCGACGCCAGCAGCCTCATCGGGCAGTTCGGGGCCCTGGCGCGGGAGATCGAGGCCCAGGAGGCCTGTCCCTACCTGGAAAGCGACATCCTGACCGAGGACGTGGCGGCCTGGGTGGGCCGGCGCCTCGCCAGCCAGGGACTGCGCCTGACCCAGACCGGCGATCCCCTCTGGGTCAGGGCCGACATCAACACCCTGCTCCTGCTGCTGGAGCACCTGGCCTTGAAGGTCTTCGCCTTCGCCCAGGTTGAGGCCATCGAGATCGAGACCCTGCTCGGCGATCGGCTGGTCTACTTCAATCTCTCCTGGCACGGCCGCCCGGTGCCGGAGGCCGAGATCAGGCAATGGAAGGCGGCCCTCCTCGACCCCCTTACCGGCAGGACAGTGGCACAAGCCCTGGAAGACGGCGGCAGCGAGGTCTGGAGCAGCGCCCATGAGACCCCGGGCTACGCCTTCCTGCGCTTTCCCCTGCCCTGCTCCAGCCGCCAGTGGACACCGGCCCAGCCGCGGCTGCCGGCCCGGCCGATCTACACCGACTTCATCGTCGACGAGGCGCCGGCCGACCGCGCCTTCTTGCAGGAGTGGCCCTTGAGCCGCATCCCCTTCGTGGTCTTCGACACCGAGACCACCGGCCTGGCCCCGCTGGCTGGCGATGAGATCGTCTCCCTGGCCGGCGTCAAGATCGTCAACCGGGGCATCGTCGTCGGCGAGGCCTTTGACCGGCTGGTCCACCCCGGCCGGAGCATCCCGCCGTCCTCGGTGCGGTTCCACGGCATCACCGACGACCAGGTGCGCTCGATGCCCCGCATCGAGGAGGTGCTGCCCCTGTTCCACGCCTTTGTCGGGGAGGCGGTGCTGGTCGGCCACAACGCGGCCTTCGACCTGCGCTTCCTCCGGATGAAGGAGCGGCGGGCCGGCGTGACCTTCACCGGCCCGGTGCTGGACACCTTGGCCCTCTCCCGGCACCTGCACGGCCACACCCCCGGCCATTCCCTGGACGCGGTCGCCCAGCGCCTGGGGGTGGAGATCCACGGCCGCCACACCGCCCTGGGCGACGCCCTCATCACCGCCCAGGTGTTCCTCAAGCTCCTCCACCTGCTGGAGGCGCAGGGGATCACCACCCTGGGCCAGCTGGAGATGGCGCTGCAAGCGGGATGA